A stretch of Gossypium hirsutum isolate 1008001.06 chromosome A06, Gossypium_hirsutum_v2.1, whole genome shotgun sequence DNA encodes these proteins:
- the LOC107914094 gene encoding protein FLOWERINGUS D isoform X3, which translates to MNSPNETPDQFSQFSQFPLPHFTLTPPLPNPNPNFPPIPNPTPTLTPVLDSNTNATPSLDDQLLPFPVPKKRRRGRPRRTSSTSSFQLLNFPNDSFNPNVPYSDPNAYSIPSSVAASTQTSQPKIADEIIVINKESTAEALTALSAGFPADSLTEEEIDFGVVSSVGGIEQVNYILIRNHIIAKWRENIFNWVTKEMFVDSIPQRCRTLLDSAYDYLVTHGYINFGVAPAIKDKIPVGLSKGNVVIIGAGLAGLAAARQLMRFGFKVTVLEGRKRAGGRVYTKKMEGGNRVSAAADLGGSVLTGTLGNPLGIMAKQLGASLFKVRDKCPLYRMDGSPVDPDMDMKVETAFNRLLDKASKLRQLMGEVSMDVSLGAALETFRQVYRDAVTEEEINLFNWHLANLEYANAGLVSKLSLAFWDQDDPYDMGGDHCFLPGGNGRLIQALAENVPILYEKTVHTIRYGSDGVQVTAGNQVFEGDMALCTVPLGVLKSGSIKFVPELPQRKLDGIKRLGFGLLNKVAMLFPYVFWGTDLDTFGHLTEDPSCRGKFFLFYSYATVAGGPLLLALVAGEAAHRFETLPPTDAVTQVLQILKGIYEPQGITVPEPLQTVCTRWGGDPFSLGSYSNVAVGASGDDYDILAESVGDGRLFFAGEATTRRYPATMHGAFLTGLREAANMAQYAKARTAKKKIDRSPSNNVHSCASLLMDLFREPDLEFGNFSVIFGRKNADPNSPAVLRITFSEPRKKNQEGSKTDQQHSNKALELREVRGGDEMRLNYLCENLGIKLVGRKGLGPNADSVIASIKAQRGVRKPSTTPVVLKSGASKMKPGTLKQKFIRRAKIVRNTKGLIPALVPNAANGNMPEEMKVIKQAPPDSSASGQNQGEMLKQ; encoded by the exons CCAATCCCAAACCCAACTCCAACACTAACCCCAGTCCTCGATTCTAACACCAATGCTACACCTTCTCTCGATGATCAACTTCTACCCTTCCCAGTTCCCAAAAAACGACGACGCGGCAGGCCCCGACGCACTTCCTCAACCTCATCGTTTCAACTCCTTAACTTCCCCAACGATTCATTCAACCCCAATGTTCCATACTCTGACCCTAACGCTTATTCGATTCCCTCATCAGTAGCGGCGTCGACACAAACTTCACAACCCAAAATTGCCGACGAGATCATCGTTATCAATAAAGAATCGACGGCTGAGGCTCTCACCGCTCTTTCCGCTGGATTCCCCGCTGATTCTCTCACTGAGGAAGAAATTGACTTCGGCGTAGTTTCCTCTGTTGGTGGCATCGAGCAGGTAAATTACATTCTTATTCGAAATCACATTATTGCGAAATGGCGCGAAAATATATTCAATTGGGTGACTAAAGAAATGTTTGTTGATTCTATACCACAACGTTGTCGTACGCTCTTAGATTCTGCTTATGATTATTTGGTTACTCATGGATATATAAATTTTGGGGTTGCCCCAGCAATCAAGGACAAAATTCCTGTCGGTCTTAGTAAAGGTAATGTGGTTATCATTGGTGCTGGATTGGCGGGGCTGGCTGCGGCTAGACAGCTAATGAGGTTCGGATTTAAGGTGACTGTTTTGGAAGGGAGGAAGAGAGCAGGTGGGAGGGTTTATACAAAGAAGATGGAAGGAGGGAATAGGGTGAGTGCAGCTGCAGATTTAGGCGGGAGTGTATTAACGGGTACATTGGGTAATCCATTAGGGATCATGGCAAAACAGTTGGGTGCTTCGCTTTTTAAGGTGAGGGATAAGTGTCCACTTTATCGGATGGATGGGAGTCCAGTGGATCCAGATATGGATATGAAGGTGGAGACAGCTTTTAATCGGCTTTTGGATAAGGCTAGTAAGCTTAGGCAGTTAATGGGGGAGGTTTCCATGGATGTTTCACTTGGGGCAGCATTAGAGACGTTTAGACAGGTTTATAGAGATGCAGTAACTGAAGAGGAGATTAATTTGTTCAATTGGCATCTTGCAAATTTAGAATATGCAAATGCAGGATTGGTTTCAAAGCTTTCACTTGCTTTTTGGGACCAAGATGATCCATATGACATGGGAGGGGATCATTGTTTCTTGCCTGGAGGGAATGGAAGGTTGATTCAGGCTCTAGCAGAGAATGTGCCTATTTTATATGAGAAGACTGTGCATACTATTAGGTATGGAAGTGATGGAGTGCAGGTTACGGCAGGCAATCAGGTGTTTGAAGGTGATATGGCACTATGTACTGTTCCTCTTGGAGTTTTAAAGAGTGGGTCAATAAAGTTTGTTCCTGAGTTGCCTCAGAGGAAACTTGATGGGATAAAGAGGTTGGGATTTGGGTTGTTGAATAAGGTCGCTATGCTTTTCCCTTATGTATTTTGGGGTACAGATCTTGATACCTTTGGGCATCTTACTGAAGATCCAAGTTGCCGAGGGaagttttttctattttatagctATGCAACAGTTGCTGGTGGTCCTCTCTTGCTTGCTTTAGTAGCAGGAGAAGCTGCACATAGGTTTGAGACTCTGCCTCCTACAGATGCAGTAACCCAAGTTCTCCAAATTCTCAAGG GTATATATGAACCGCAAGGAATCACTGTCCCTGAACCCCTCCAAACAGTCTGTACTAGATGGGGTGGTGATCCCTTTAGCCTAGGTTCGTACTCTAATGTTGCTGTGGGAGCATCTGGAGATGACTATGATATACTAGCAGAAAGTGTGGGGGATGGAAGACTTTTCTTTGCTGGGGAGGCCACTACACGTCGATACCCTGCCACCATGCATGGAGCTTTTCTTACTGGGCTCAGGGAAGCTGCAAATATGGCTCAATATGCCAAGGCTCGGACTGCAAAGAAAAAGATAGATAGGAGTCCTTCAAATAATGTTCATTCTTGTGCTTCCCTCCTTATGGATTTGTTCAGAGAACCTGATTTGGAATTCGGGAACTTTTCTGTTATTTTTGGTCGAAAGAATGCTGATCCAAACTCACCAGCAGTTTTGAGGATAACATTCAGTGAGCCCCGAAAGAAGAATCAGGAAGGTTCAAAGACAGATCAGCAACATTCTAATAAG GCACTTGAGCTGAGAGAAGTGAGAGGTGGTGATGAGATGAGGTTGAACTACCTCTGTGAAAATCTGGGAATTAAGCTGGTGGGACGGAAGGGTTTGGGACCTAATGCTGATTCTGTCATTGCATCTATAAAAGCACAGAGGGGTGTCCGGAAACCCTCAACAACTCCTGTGGTTCTAAAATCTG GGGCATCGAAGATGAAACCAGGCACTTTAAAGCAAAAATTCATTAG GAGGGCTAAAATAGTCCGCAACACTAAAGGGTTGATTCCAGCTCTGGTTCCGAATGCAGCAAATGGCAATATGCCAGAGGAAATGAAAGTGATAAAGCAGGCTCCTCCTGACTCCTCTGCTTCGG GGCAAAACCAAGGTGAGATGTTGAAGCAATGA
- the LOC107914094 gene encoding protein FLOWERINGUS D isoform X2: MNSPNETPDQFSQFSQFPLPHFTLTPPLPNPNPNFPPIPNPTPTLTPVLDSNTNATPSLDDQLLPFPVPKKRRRGRPRRTSSTSSFQLLNFPNDSFNPNVPYSDPNAYSIPSSVAASTQTSQPKIADEIIVINKESTAEALTALSAGFPADSLTEEEIDFGVVSSVGGIEQVNYILIRNHIIAKWRENIFNWVTKEMFVDSIPQRCRTLLDSAYDYLVTHGYINFGVAPAIKDKIPVGLSKGNVVIIGAGLAGLAAARQLMRFGFKVTVLEGRKRAGGRVYTKKMEGGNRVSAAADLGGSVLTGTLGNPLGIMAKQLGASLFKVRDKCPLYRMDGSPVDPDMDMKVETAFNRLLDKASKLRQLMGEVSMDVSLGAALETFRQVYRDAVTEEEINLFNWHLANLEYANAGLVSKLSLAFWDQDDPYDMGGDHCFLPGGNGRLIQALAENVPILYEKTVHTIRYGSDGVQVTAGNQVFEGDMALCTVPLGVLKSGSIKFVPELPQRKLDGIKRLGFGLLNKVAMLFPYVFWGTDLDTFGHLTEDPSCRGKFFLFYSYATVAGGPLLLALVAGEAAHRFETLPPTDAVTQVLQILKGIYEPQGITVPEPLQTVCTRWGGDPFSLGSYSNVAVGASGDDYDILAESVGDGRLFFAGEATTRRYPATMHGAFLTGLREAANMAQYAKARTAKKKIDRSPSNNVHSCASLLMDLFREPDLEFGNFSVIFGRKNADPNSPAVLRITFSEPRKKNQEGSKTDQQHSNKVLFQQLQSHFNQQQQLHVYTLLSKQQALELREVRGGDEMRLNYLCENLGIKLVGRKGLGPNADSVIASIKAQRGVRKPSTTPVVLKSGASKMKPGTLKQKFIRRAKIVRNTKGLIPALVPNAANGNMPEEMKVIKQAPPDSSASVPFC, from the exons CCAATCCCAAACCCAACTCCAACACTAACCCCAGTCCTCGATTCTAACACCAATGCTACACCTTCTCTCGATGATCAACTTCTACCCTTCCCAGTTCCCAAAAAACGACGACGCGGCAGGCCCCGACGCACTTCCTCAACCTCATCGTTTCAACTCCTTAACTTCCCCAACGATTCATTCAACCCCAATGTTCCATACTCTGACCCTAACGCTTATTCGATTCCCTCATCAGTAGCGGCGTCGACACAAACTTCACAACCCAAAATTGCCGACGAGATCATCGTTATCAATAAAGAATCGACGGCTGAGGCTCTCACCGCTCTTTCCGCTGGATTCCCCGCTGATTCTCTCACTGAGGAAGAAATTGACTTCGGCGTAGTTTCCTCTGTTGGTGGCATCGAGCAGGTAAATTACATTCTTATTCGAAATCACATTATTGCGAAATGGCGCGAAAATATATTCAATTGGGTGACTAAAGAAATGTTTGTTGATTCTATACCACAACGTTGTCGTACGCTCTTAGATTCTGCTTATGATTATTTGGTTACTCATGGATATATAAATTTTGGGGTTGCCCCAGCAATCAAGGACAAAATTCCTGTCGGTCTTAGTAAAGGTAATGTGGTTATCATTGGTGCTGGATTGGCGGGGCTGGCTGCGGCTAGACAGCTAATGAGGTTCGGATTTAAGGTGACTGTTTTGGAAGGGAGGAAGAGAGCAGGTGGGAGGGTTTATACAAAGAAGATGGAAGGAGGGAATAGGGTGAGTGCAGCTGCAGATTTAGGCGGGAGTGTATTAACGGGTACATTGGGTAATCCATTAGGGATCATGGCAAAACAGTTGGGTGCTTCGCTTTTTAAGGTGAGGGATAAGTGTCCACTTTATCGGATGGATGGGAGTCCAGTGGATCCAGATATGGATATGAAGGTGGAGACAGCTTTTAATCGGCTTTTGGATAAGGCTAGTAAGCTTAGGCAGTTAATGGGGGAGGTTTCCATGGATGTTTCACTTGGGGCAGCATTAGAGACGTTTAGACAGGTTTATAGAGATGCAGTAACTGAAGAGGAGATTAATTTGTTCAATTGGCATCTTGCAAATTTAGAATATGCAAATGCAGGATTGGTTTCAAAGCTTTCACTTGCTTTTTGGGACCAAGATGATCCATATGACATGGGAGGGGATCATTGTTTCTTGCCTGGAGGGAATGGAAGGTTGATTCAGGCTCTAGCAGAGAATGTGCCTATTTTATATGAGAAGACTGTGCATACTATTAGGTATGGAAGTGATGGAGTGCAGGTTACGGCAGGCAATCAGGTGTTTGAAGGTGATATGGCACTATGTACTGTTCCTCTTGGAGTTTTAAAGAGTGGGTCAATAAAGTTTGTTCCTGAGTTGCCTCAGAGGAAACTTGATGGGATAAAGAGGTTGGGATTTGGGTTGTTGAATAAGGTCGCTATGCTTTTCCCTTATGTATTTTGGGGTACAGATCTTGATACCTTTGGGCATCTTACTGAAGATCCAAGTTGCCGAGGGaagttttttctattttatagctATGCAACAGTTGCTGGTGGTCCTCTCTTGCTTGCTTTAGTAGCAGGAGAAGCTGCACATAGGTTTGAGACTCTGCCTCCTACAGATGCAGTAACCCAAGTTCTCCAAATTCTCAAGG GTATATATGAACCGCAAGGAATCACTGTCCCTGAACCCCTCCAAACAGTCTGTACTAGATGGGGTGGTGATCCCTTTAGCCTAGGTTCGTACTCTAATGTTGCTGTGGGAGCATCTGGAGATGACTATGATATACTAGCAGAAAGTGTGGGGGATGGAAGACTTTTCTTTGCTGGGGAGGCCACTACACGTCGATACCCTGCCACCATGCATGGAGCTTTTCTTACTGGGCTCAGGGAAGCTGCAAATATGGCTCAATATGCCAAGGCTCGGACTGCAAAGAAAAAGATAGATAGGAGTCCTTCAAATAATGTTCATTCTTGTGCTTCCCTCCTTATGGATTTGTTCAGAGAACCTGATTTGGAATTCGGGAACTTTTCTGTTATTTTTGGTCGAAAGAATGCTGATCCAAACTCACCAGCAGTTTTGAGGATAACATTCAGTGAGCCCCGAAAGAAGAATCAGGAAGGTTCAAAGACAGATCAGCAACATTCTAATAAGGTGCTTTTTCAGCAGCTACAGTCGCATTTTAATCAGCAACAACAGCTACATGTTTACACATTGTTGTCTAAGCAACAGGCACTTGAGCTGAGAGAAGTGAGAGGTGGTGATGAGATGAGGTTGAACTACCTCTGTGAAAATCTGGGAATTAAGCTGGTGGGACGGAAGGGTTTGGGACCTAATGCTGATTCTGTCATTGCATCTATAAAAGCACAGAGGGGTGTCCGGAAACCCTCAACAACTCCTGTGGTTCTAAAATCTG GGGCATCGAAGATGAAACCAGGCACTTTAAAGCAAAAATTCATTAG GAGGGCTAAAATAGTCCGCAACACTAAAGGGTTGATTCCAGCTCTGGTTCCGAATGCAGCAAATGGCAATATGCCAGAGGAAATGAAAGTGATAAAGCAGGCTCCTCCTGACTCCTCTGCTTCGG TTCCATTTTGTTAG
- the LOC107914094 gene encoding protein FLOWERINGUS D isoform X1 has product MNSPNETPDQFSQFSQFPLPHFTLTPPLPNPNPNFPPIPNPTPTLTPVLDSNTNATPSLDDQLLPFPVPKKRRRGRPRRTSSTSSFQLLNFPNDSFNPNVPYSDPNAYSIPSSVAASTQTSQPKIADEIIVINKESTAEALTALSAGFPADSLTEEEIDFGVVSSVGGIEQVNYILIRNHIIAKWRENIFNWVTKEMFVDSIPQRCRTLLDSAYDYLVTHGYINFGVAPAIKDKIPVGLSKGNVVIIGAGLAGLAAARQLMRFGFKVTVLEGRKRAGGRVYTKKMEGGNRVSAAADLGGSVLTGTLGNPLGIMAKQLGASLFKVRDKCPLYRMDGSPVDPDMDMKVETAFNRLLDKASKLRQLMGEVSMDVSLGAALETFRQVYRDAVTEEEINLFNWHLANLEYANAGLVSKLSLAFWDQDDPYDMGGDHCFLPGGNGRLIQALAENVPILYEKTVHTIRYGSDGVQVTAGNQVFEGDMALCTVPLGVLKSGSIKFVPELPQRKLDGIKRLGFGLLNKVAMLFPYVFWGTDLDTFGHLTEDPSCRGKFFLFYSYATVAGGPLLLALVAGEAAHRFETLPPTDAVTQVLQILKGIYEPQGITVPEPLQTVCTRWGGDPFSLGSYSNVAVGASGDDYDILAESVGDGRLFFAGEATTRRYPATMHGAFLTGLREAANMAQYAKARTAKKKIDRSPSNNVHSCASLLMDLFREPDLEFGNFSVIFGRKNADPNSPAVLRITFSEPRKKNQEGSKTDQQHSNKVLFQQLQSHFNQQQQLHVYTLLSKQQALELREVRGGDEMRLNYLCENLGIKLVGRKGLGPNADSVIASIKAQRGVRKPSTTPVVLKSGASKMKPGTLKQKFIRRAKIVRNTKGLIPALVPNAANGNMPEEMKVIKQAPPDSSASGQNQGEMLKQ; this is encoded by the exons CCAATCCCAAACCCAACTCCAACACTAACCCCAGTCCTCGATTCTAACACCAATGCTACACCTTCTCTCGATGATCAACTTCTACCCTTCCCAGTTCCCAAAAAACGACGACGCGGCAGGCCCCGACGCACTTCCTCAACCTCATCGTTTCAACTCCTTAACTTCCCCAACGATTCATTCAACCCCAATGTTCCATACTCTGACCCTAACGCTTATTCGATTCCCTCATCAGTAGCGGCGTCGACACAAACTTCACAACCCAAAATTGCCGACGAGATCATCGTTATCAATAAAGAATCGACGGCTGAGGCTCTCACCGCTCTTTCCGCTGGATTCCCCGCTGATTCTCTCACTGAGGAAGAAATTGACTTCGGCGTAGTTTCCTCTGTTGGTGGCATCGAGCAGGTAAATTACATTCTTATTCGAAATCACATTATTGCGAAATGGCGCGAAAATATATTCAATTGGGTGACTAAAGAAATGTTTGTTGATTCTATACCACAACGTTGTCGTACGCTCTTAGATTCTGCTTATGATTATTTGGTTACTCATGGATATATAAATTTTGGGGTTGCCCCAGCAATCAAGGACAAAATTCCTGTCGGTCTTAGTAAAGGTAATGTGGTTATCATTGGTGCTGGATTGGCGGGGCTGGCTGCGGCTAGACAGCTAATGAGGTTCGGATTTAAGGTGACTGTTTTGGAAGGGAGGAAGAGAGCAGGTGGGAGGGTTTATACAAAGAAGATGGAAGGAGGGAATAGGGTGAGTGCAGCTGCAGATTTAGGCGGGAGTGTATTAACGGGTACATTGGGTAATCCATTAGGGATCATGGCAAAACAGTTGGGTGCTTCGCTTTTTAAGGTGAGGGATAAGTGTCCACTTTATCGGATGGATGGGAGTCCAGTGGATCCAGATATGGATATGAAGGTGGAGACAGCTTTTAATCGGCTTTTGGATAAGGCTAGTAAGCTTAGGCAGTTAATGGGGGAGGTTTCCATGGATGTTTCACTTGGGGCAGCATTAGAGACGTTTAGACAGGTTTATAGAGATGCAGTAACTGAAGAGGAGATTAATTTGTTCAATTGGCATCTTGCAAATTTAGAATATGCAAATGCAGGATTGGTTTCAAAGCTTTCACTTGCTTTTTGGGACCAAGATGATCCATATGACATGGGAGGGGATCATTGTTTCTTGCCTGGAGGGAATGGAAGGTTGATTCAGGCTCTAGCAGAGAATGTGCCTATTTTATATGAGAAGACTGTGCATACTATTAGGTATGGAAGTGATGGAGTGCAGGTTACGGCAGGCAATCAGGTGTTTGAAGGTGATATGGCACTATGTACTGTTCCTCTTGGAGTTTTAAAGAGTGGGTCAATAAAGTTTGTTCCTGAGTTGCCTCAGAGGAAACTTGATGGGATAAAGAGGTTGGGATTTGGGTTGTTGAATAAGGTCGCTATGCTTTTCCCTTATGTATTTTGGGGTACAGATCTTGATACCTTTGGGCATCTTACTGAAGATCCAAGTTGCCGAGGGaagttttttctattttatagctATGCAACAGTTGCTGGTGGTCCTCTCTTGCTTGCTTTAGTAGCAGGAGAAGCTGCACATAGGTTTGAGACTCTGCCTCCTACAGATGCAGTAACCCAAGTTCTCCAAATTCTCAAGG GTATATATGAACCGCAAGGAATCACTGTCCCTGAACCCCTCCAAACAGTCTGTACTAGATGGGGTGGTGATCCCTTTAGCCTAGGTTCGTACTCTAATGTTGCTGTGGGAGCATCTGGAGATGACTATGATATACTAGCAGAAAGTGTGGGGGATGGAAGACTTTTCTTTGCTGGGGAGGCCACTACACGTCGATACCCTGCCACCATGCATGGAGCTTTTCTTACTGGGCTCAGGGAAGCTGCAAATATGGCTCAATATGCCAAGGCTCGGACTGCAAAGAAAAAGATAGATAGGAGTCCTTCAAATAATGTTCATTCTTGTGCTTCCCTCCTTATGGATTTGTTCAGAGAACCTGATTTGGAATTCGGGAACTTTTCTGTTATTTTTGGTCGAAAGAATGCTGATCCAAACTCACCAGCAGTTTTGAGGATAACATTCAGTGAGCCCCGAAAGAAGAATCAGGAAGGTTCAAAGACAGATCAGCAACATTCTAATAAGGTGCTTTTTCAGCAGCTACAGTCGCATTTTAATCAGCAACAACAGCTACATGTTTACACATTGTTGTCTAAGCAACAGGCACTTGAGCTGAGAGAAGTGAGAGGTGGTGATGAGATGAGGTTGAACTACCTCTGTGAAAATCTGGGAATTAAGCTGGTGGGACGGAAGGGTTTGGGACCTAATGCTGATTCTGTCATTGCATCTATAAAAGCACAGAGGGGTGTCCGGAAACCCTCAACAACTCCTGTGGTTCTAAAATCTG GGGCATCGAAGATGAAACCAGGCACTTTAAAGCAAAAATTCATTAG GAGGGCTAAAATAGTCCGCAACACTAAAGGGTTGATTCCAGCTCTGGTTCCGAATGCAGCAAATGGCAATATGCCAGAGGAAATGAAAGTGATAAAGCAGGCTCCTCCTGACTCCTCTGCTTCGG GGCAAAACCAAGGTGAGATGTTGAAGCAATGA